One Ancylothrix sp. D3o genomic region harbors:
- a CDS encoding DUF2442 domain-containing protein, producing the protein MKYPHIVAAKAIDNQTLLVKFTDDEFRQYNISKFLENPMFAKLHNPAFFKNFKIEEGGYGLVWDDDVDISEYELWQNGISVADEDIAIHLEHTHL; encoded by the coding sequence ATGAAATATCCTCATATTGTTGCGGCAAAAGCTATTGATAATCAAACTTTGCTTGTAAAATTTACCGATGATGAATTCAGACAATACAACATCTCTAAATTCCTAGAGAATCCCATGTTTGCTAAACTCCATAATCCTGCGTTTTTTAAAAACTTTAAGATTGAGGAAGGTGGTTATGGGTTAGTTTGGGATGACGATGTTGATATTAGTGAGTATGAGCTTTGGCAAAATGGCATTTCTGTTGCAGATGAAGATATTGCTATTCATCTTGAGCATACTCATCTTTGA
- the brxL gene encoding BREX system Lon protease-like protein BrxL — translation MDEKVLAYLSDRVVLKPLTRWNDAYKEFPRYVMEYLCARYIDPTAPSVGQQKIDRLLSEHYVGSEGKELIKSQIKEKGEYTILGQFQVRLDAARDHYWAEVPALGENYVRVSQGILHKFGDVLLTSGAWGTAIIEYDPTYELGHKKYPFYIKQFTPFQVTRLELDDYIEKRNLFTTDEWIDLIITSIGFEPSRFTEREKYLMLLRLVPFVEANYNLIELGPRETGKTYTYRNTSSRSFVLSGSRTTPATLFFNQNTRKVGILAQKDVVFFDEIAHTTFSDAASTISVLKDYMQTGRFSRGNNEYNAQASIVLGGNIDTDMENKKPLSGYKHYFAVLPVELQDTAFLDRIHAFLPGWEMPKIRPDNYAQGYGFITDYLAEIFNRLRRTNYSLIVEKYTEVDGLTTRNQTAIKKTAAGLLKLIHPHRDVDSIQHDEYSTCISHAVEHRNRVIEQLAVIAPEEFSKNSLASLREGWKSHSEGF, via the coding sequence TTGGACGAAAAAGTTCTTGCTTACTTGAGCGATCGCGTTGTCCTCAAACCCCTGACGCGCTGGAATGATGCGTATAAGGAATTTCCTCGCTACGTCATGGAATACCTCTGCGCTCGATATATTGACCCTACTGCTCCCTCCGTTGGTCAACAGAAAATTGATCGCCTTCTGAGCGAACACTATGTCGGTTCTGAAGGCAAAGAACTCATTAAAAGCCAAATCAAAGAGAAGGGAGAATACACAATCCTGGGTCAATTCCAAGTTCGCCTCGATGCTGCTCGCGACCATTACTGGGCTGAAGTTCCAGCCCTTGGTGAAAACTATGTCCGTGTTAGCCAAGGAATCCTACACAAATTTGGTGATGTTTTACTCACCAGCGGAGCCTGGGGAACAGCCATCATTGAGTACGATCCTACTTACGAATTAGGTCATAAGAAGTATCCTTTTTACATCAAGCAATTCACTCCTTTCCAAGTAACTCGGTTAGAGTTAGATGACTATATTGAAAAAAGAAATTTATTTACAACTGATGAGTGGATCGATCTAATTATCACCTCTATTGGCTTTGAGCCATCTCGATTCACTGAACGGGAAAAGTACCTGATGCTATTGCGTCTAGTGCCATTTGTAGAGGCTAACTACAACTTAATTGAACTCGGACCACGCGAGACTGGTAAGACCTATACCTACCGCAATACATCTAGCCGCTCCTTTGTCCTCTCTGGCAGCCGTACTACCCCTGCCACTCTATTTTTTAACCAAAATACTCGTAAAGTCGGAATTTTAGCGCAAAAAGATGTCGTCTTTTTTGATGAGATAGCTCACACCACGTTTTCTGATGCTGCTAGCACAATCTCAGTCCTTAAAGACTATATGCAAACCGGGCGCTTCTCTCGCGGCAATAATGAATATAATGCTCAGGCCAGCATAGTCCTTGGTGGCAATATTGATACAGATATGGAAAATAAAAAACCTCTATCTGGCTACAAGCACTATTTTGCTGTACTACCAGTTGAGTTACAAGACACAGCTTTCTTAGATCGCATTCACGCCTTCCTACCCGGTTGGGAAATGCCCAAAATTCGTCCGGACAACTATGCTCAAGGCTATGGCTTTATCACTGACTACCTGGCTGAAATATTTAACCGCCTGCGACGCACCAATTATTCCCTAATTGTCGAAAAATATACTGAAGTAGACGGTCTAACAACGCGCAATCAAACTGCCATCAAAAAAACTGCTGCTGGTCTTCTCAAGCTCATCCACCCTCACCGAGATGTAGATTCAATCCAACATGATGAATACTCTACCTGTATTAGTCATGCTGTTGAACACCGTAATCGAGTTATCGAGCAACTGGCAGTAATCGCTCCAGAAGAATTCTCAAAAAACTCTCTAGCATCTCTAAGAGAGGGTTGGAAAAGCCACTCAGAGGGCTTTTGA